In Rhodamnia argentea isolate NSW1041297 chromosome 1, ASM2092103v1, whole genome shotgun sequence, the genomic window GTGCGCCTATAATAGAGGCGCGCATGCCCTAAAtcagtaatttaaaaaaaaacagttaaattggtaatttctttttttttaaccatattttTGAGAAAAGTCCAAATTTATGCCTTAAATTAACCCCTATTAAGAGAAGAACAAATGACCAtattaagttttaaatttatgcaacctttttttaatgattttatcAAACGAACTTGAGTATCTACAAAAATTCTACAGTGGTCAAACCTATAGATATGTGTGCTAGTGTAAGACAAATCCACAAATTGTTGTACACAAAAATTTGCAATCTCATGCATAGTTGTAGtagtatttttctttcaaaaggcATTTCTGATCGATATCTTAATATTCGAACGGGATGATTTGGAAGTTGACCAATTTCATTGTTCTTCATGTACAGTCTTTAATAGGTTTATTATTCTAATAGTACCtcaatcaattttatttaaggACTTCTGTACTACAACAGTATGATATTGGTATTCCTATTTAATCACGGGATTTCTTGCTTGAGAATGCAGTAGTTAGGATGATGAATATCTTTAGATTCCAATATGGCAAACTGGGCATCTTATGAATTAACTAGTTTACAAGAAGATTATGACATAATAACTTATAATACAAGGCTGATTTTCATTGAATCCTTTCGATGCCTCTACATATGCAAGCTGGGAACACACATATCAGGAATGTTTGAAAAATGAAGTCTTCGTTCTTCATCTTCTAGATGACCGGTGGCTCCGGCCAATAAGAAATTAAGAAACGGTTAAAGAAAGGCCGAATGGTCCAATTCGGAGGGCTTTGAACTTTGAATGATGCTAGACTTCTAAACTATCaacttgcctataaataccaaGCAATTCTCTTCACTATCTTCACCAGCTCAAGCTTCTTCAGTAGCAATCACACCAAATCCTTCCATTTCCTACTCGAGttcatttctctttgcttcttaCAAACATGGGTGTTGTCACTTACTCTCAAGAGTTCACATCTGTAGTCGCTCCATCGAGGATGTTCAAGGCTTTGGTCCTTGACTCACACAACATCCTTCCCAAGATTGTCCCCGGGGGCATTAAGAGCGTTGAGTTCATTGAGGGAGATGGCGGAGTTGGTAGCATCAAGCAAACTAACTTTGGCGAAAGTAAGTCTATCATAGATGTTTTTCTACCACGTGAAGTTTATTGTCAAATGTAAAACTCAGAATTAATCTTTTTACTTTTGGGAATTCATTCCACAGGTGCTCACATCAAGTACACGAGGCACATGATTGACGCTATTGATGTTGAGaacttttattgcaaatatactTTGATTGAAAGTGATATTAAGTTCGACAAAATTGACTTCATTGTCTATGAGGTGAAGTTCACATCAGCTGATGGTGGATGCATCTGCAAAATGACGAGCAACTATCATGTTATGGAAGGTGCAGAGCTCAAGGAAGATGACATCAAGCAGGGCAAAGATAGGGCAACGGGATTGTTCCAGACAGTTGAAGAGTACCTCCTGGCAAATCCCGCTGTTTGTGCTTAAATTATCTTTTCAAGATCCTTCGGGGTGATAATTAATGGAAGtcgagtgaattttttttttccaatgttcTTTTTGGCTCTAGTTTAGAGCTTTTGCGTGAGGAATGGTTTTTCAATTGTCCTTCTATGTCCTAAAGGATTTGTTTGTTGTGTGTGAGATGATGTCAGAATAAAACTTGAAAGAGCGCTGAACAATTCAATAATTGGTGTACTACCTTGGGTTCTTCCCTCAAGTAGACCTCCCTTGATTATAATTCATCCAATTGAATTGGTAGGCAAATTTATTCTATATGTACATTGTCACGACCATCTTAATGGTTTGCCAATTGATAGCGGCTAGAATTTCTTATAGTTGTACTAACACTCAGTGCAAATTCTTCCAAACTCTACCAATCTGCGATAGATGGTTGACTCAGTTCATTATGATTAACATGTCCTTTCATTTCTTTCGACTATATTTCGATAGTTAGAACAATACGGAATTAAGCAAGGAATGTTACTGAAACTATAGATTAGCACTAAACCACTACCATATCCCTTGGAATGCCACACTTTGTGCTTTTCAATTCACATGCTTTTCATGCcactttttcatctttactaACGGAAACAAAATTTAACGCTGAGATAATACCTAGCACGATTAACCAAAAATAGACTGCAGTTACACTAATCTAAACATACCTACAGTAAAACGTGTGATTCCTACATCGATACTTAAACTAAGGTGAAAAGGGCGTCCCGAGACTACTTGAGACTATTGTTAGAGACAAATGAGAGCCCAAGGTGTTTTTGTCGTCAACTCCAACAAGAGGAACTCGAGTTCTTATACCgttcttttccttgttcttgTCAAGACATGGAAAGGAGTCGATCAAAATGAAATAGGCAACTTTGATAGTTCATTTTTACAAAACATTTGCTTTCCAAAATCACTAGGTTATATTTTAGCTGACTTGTACAATCTTCACACTGAATTTGTGAAAAATCCACGCAACCAGAGGTCAAAGTCTATCCTCAGGTCTGCGCAAACGATTGatgtaaaaacaaaattacagAAGTCAATCCCGTAGAGATGGCGATCCATCCAAATTGAATAAGCATGTGCCGTTGTATGACTTGTTTTTTTCGGTCGGATCGTTGCATGAACTTAGTCAAATCTATTGGATAGCGAAACTGTTAGGCGTTGCTCCAGAAGGAGGAATGAAAAAAACTAAGCAATCTACGAATTTGACTTCTACTTTTCAAATCGATTGCACATGATtaatgtgacatcctgtaatccggcaggtcggaccttcgggggtttagaaaaaataaaaattttggacgtttcctcatcttgggtgcaattccttcgcggttcgccccaaagaggttcaggaaaaatagatttggactggatatgggaaaggacccatttaccctcgaaaaataccccatttttaacttgaaacgaagggtattttgatcattttaccccttggccgaattttgactatttttggtggagaaaatcaccaatttgtccctcttgactttcaagacaccaaaatatcccacccaataattattttaacctatattaattattttggctttcttcttcttcatttttcaagaaccctttctctctctagctcactccctctcttggccgaactcacccttgctcattctctccctcatcgaaaatccttcaaacaaccgccggtgtcgccttgaaccgccggagctcgactaccgccgtgagctactcggagtcgccggatttccgtgggttaaagccggtcaagaggagttgccggagccgccggattagggtcaaaatttttcttggtttctcgccggaaaacttgctaaaatagtggtaagttggtccctaaccttatattaggtatctaggatgctaatggacttgagatttggtagatttgggtgaaaaattggttatttttggccatttttatgccttggccgagaatgaatatttggaggagagagaaagcttgttcttgcatgaatagtaaagtcaagaagataatagtgatcaaagtttaactatggttactttatgccctaactagagttactttatgctattgtttaaccaaggttaggttagtatttgactctagttaatttttgaaccatggttagttaatatattaactagggttacttttatgtgatataaagttgttatgccatggtactaaataaatgtggcattagtactatagtttagtactatagtagaattatttttatatgttagaaaattattattgttcggccgtgataaatttccacgttagtataattttaatggtacgtgatttataaattgctacgttagcgtaatatgatcgcatgacgtggattggatactatggtagtgttaattgatcgggtagtatgaattaatatttggtttagtgtggattaatcgggtgatcccgaattattaattctctaacgtgagtgaatcacgtggtcccgaactattctaagaaaatgataaggtcgtattcaatcaagtcgtccgaggccaaagtgagccgtattcgtctgattgtctgagaccgaggaaatgtgagggtcgtattcaatcaagtcgtctcgaggccaaagtgagccgtattcgtccgattgtctcgagaccgaggaaatgtgagggtcgtattcaatcaagtcgtccgaggccaaagtgagccgtattcgtccgattgtctgagaccgagaaagtaagaaagtcgtgttcaattaagtcgtccgagaccaaagtgagtcgtgttcgactaattgtccgagacttgatccggtcgtgttcctatgtgtccgagaccgagatctgtgggtcgtattcctatgtgtctgagaccctggtatatatatagagccgtgttccataaaggtccgaggctcaatgttatgaacttatttgatggcggtggagtaacgtggaatatttctggagtaacgtggaatattctggtgtaacgtggaatatttccggagtaacatggaatattctggagcaatgtgaaatacttccggagtaacgtggaatattttcggagtgccgtggaatatttttggagtaaggtggacatttatattatggcctggtgtgctaaaaacgggccctgggagcacgtagaatattttattgttagaccgaggcgtggaacgccgaaacgggagtaacgtagaatattggagaaggtgtgagaattttcggagaaagaacggaattttctggaattaaattgtggaatttttgggaagaaagaagaattattggaaattgttcactgaaaaatgtgtctggaggcactagagccctaatctaggattaggggctagcttactgagattttatctcaccccgtcgtgggttcgttgtttttcagaccaccCGCCTTAGCCATGAGTGTTctgcccaggagattcggtattccctaatgtcatggtaccgggagaagatgggaggttgtagagccatcggatgcggaacagccacctgagcttgacgaggatgagctggtggcgagagatgatatagtaccggatagcgagaacgaggcttagggtagttggcctcttgacttttgctggctgttttatttgggatgtatagtaggcttcgaccacgtaatctttttgttttagtggtcataggcttgtacggtggcctccgaagccgtagatttggaaaattgtatagaacgtgtggatatgtatataagtttgtttttaccgtcccaagtcatcgtgatgttaattgtttctgtacggggatttgtttttgcttccgcatgaatttgttggcctttggatcctggagaactgtacataagtgtggccaggtgggatgtcgatgagctcgtagggttcggctcgtgacatccccgtttggagtggtatcagagcaaggtctgctcgatcaaatgagattgagacttggagtaataaggagtgatgacttgaggacgattagatattgggacccttaggataagacattgatttctcaatcttgaggattataggcttgaacttgtattgtattcgaATGATTCTAGTatcgttttattttattagtaaacttgggtgatgatattattgaggtttataagcgagcaagcaggaaattgaagagtcctaagtatggattttgaggttgtacatgtggttgaggttaatagatgattgcttttgaataaagagtcagttggattatatgactatgattatggtttgtcagtaactcaacttgaagaatatgctagaacgtAAGCAATGGATCTATGAGATGTGgcagtcattggtggaattagagatttTCTGTAGATAAGAATTGATCTAGAAACtactatggtacgtcgagtaatGAGGACAATCGGGTGGTGCTtgtatttgtggcattaaaataaAAGTCGAGGGATGTGCAcgcatgagcttatcactatcGGACCTAATAAACTgttgcttggtatgggacaagttgacgggatacctataaaccgtaatgaagcatggtatgggacatgtggaacgggacttcctccgtagatgtatgacttgggacaacctGCAACGACCGTGtctgatgagggcggggagtgatcgccgggacagagaggtccggataaggagcggctcccgacaggcttctaagatatcaaggaggcaggaatgacccgggccataaattgaaagggaaagtctaggtatcaaGTTAAGTctgatcttgattaagagacgtATTGCACTAagttgatcctcaaggtgaaatttcaaaatttgcttggcatttgtgatggcgCTTGGGATTGGCATGATTAAAGGCTTCGTGCTGGGCAGTGGATGccgttatgtagttggcatcatgtgattgttatggtaAAGGTCTAAACGAGAGATTAGACGGCGTGTGAggttcataccccgttgaacCGGTATCTTCCGAAAGTGTGACAGTCTATTGtgttcgtattagaggaacatgtgcctttatagttaaagtatgagcgattgactcattgaagtaatgtcttgaatgattgcttgatgttggcctagttgaggcatgcctagtaattggtggttaattgagaaattgcctcgttgaggctgacttgatagatagtcaccggttaagggtgacttggaacccttggataattggcCGGTAGCTGAGAATTACCTAAGAACCATTGGGTGGTTGATTGCTGGTGACAAATAATGAGAGGAGCATCCTGGAATtgctagactcgagtagatgacttaagtctttaattcctagagggaattgtagtggttcaagtgccataagaacctaatgaggtcgaacgaCCAGAGTATGGTCACTAGATGAGCATTTTGCTCgagtatgaaaaatatgagaagattcaagaactgaaaggaatcatgataagtgagcaaagatgaaccacgagagtatgagcgctGGAAGAGCGTGTGGCTCGAGC contains:
- the LOC115751779 gene encoding major strawberry allergen Fra a 1-3-like; the protein is MGVVTYSQEFTSVVAPSRMFKALVLDSHNILPKIVPGGIKSVEFIEGDGGVGSIKQTNFGESAHIKYTRHMIDAIDVENFYCKYTLIESDIKFDKIDFIVYEVKFTSADGGCICKMTSNYHVMEGAELKEDDIKQGKDRATGLFQTVEEYLLANPAVCA